A section of the Malania oleifera isolate guangnan ecotype guangnan chromosome 2, ASM2987363v1, whole genome shotgun sequence genome encodes:
- the LOC131148123 gene encoding uncharacterized protein LOC131148123 isoform X3: MSDEGEKTCPLCAEEMDLTDQQLKPCKCGYEICVWCWHHIMDMAEKDETEGRCPACRVPYDKEKIVGMAANCERLVAEINMERKLKSQKSKTKSSEGRKQLSSVRVIQRNLVYIVGLPLNLADEDLLQRREYFGQYGKVLKVSISRTAAGTIQHFPNSTCSVYITFSKEDEAVRCIQTVHGFVLDGRSLRACFGTTKYCHAWLRNVPCSNPDCLYLHEIGSQEDSFTKDEIISAYTRSRVQQITGGANNLQRRSGNVLPPAADEYLNNSSTSAGKAIVKNASNQNLAGVVRGSPPNGSSGRSITLPAAASWGMRASNCHPPAAASLTCSNGSSKEKPDTLSGSLPFSSAIASTTLTSKVHSETGKKPSSNEESQQAQSKGRLEILDSVKPYGSSDCPATESETTFTSGGASATVTVTDQLSCPPASGDSDSGTGSLPNVSSSLDLSSQSCSPEKGMGVATDGKIQSISSIMSSVSIDERLGNEHSGVIKPNFQFSDHVPMKLPMVGNLDLPQCYAEQLREPLASPAARKTATPINCAAVPREQSDLRSDSPSQGVQGALHDAEDNLLFFDNQRLNSEVINHTTLPSSSHFLNHSRSSSVRSSEAYCLDSNSQIVYKKASEGLSPDYPQSSSVSVLSNGYPENPSGLNRTVGHPYVLLKEGKPEQMGRLGCEGANISSTAVDMGESSIISNILSMEFDALDDSLTSPQNLAKMLGEREIQHGSLKLSNSWKVQNNNQSRFSFAREGESKNKVFDVEPSFDNFGVAVVPKNHSFSQNFVEDRDPHLDRLGNGNVFPSSYVEESDSFVSGHSFLPSISRAQVSAPPGFSVPSRAPPPGFLSHERMDQTFDTATGNRLLDTSSLLRNPYQALETVNMGNTGDIEFIDPAILAVGKGRLPGGLNNPGLDMRSNVPSQYNAFENEARLQLLMQRSLSQHQNIRFPDVGDKYSPLSDSYGIPSRLMEQSQTNNVSPFAQMSLQQSRNALMSNGHWDGWNEVQSGNNLGMAELLRNERLGFNKFYGGYEESKFRMPNSGDLYNRTFGM, from the exons ATGAGTGATGAAGGAGAGAAGACTTGCCCCCTCTGTGCAGAGGAAATGGATTTGACAGATCAGCAATTAAAGCCTTGCAAGTGTGGCTATGAG ATATGCGTTTGGTGTTGGCATCACATAATGGACATGGCTGAGAAGGATGAGACTGAGGGCCGGTGTCCAGCATGTCGTGTTCCTTATGACAAGGAAAAGATTGTAGGGATGGCAGCCAACTGTGAAAG GTTGGTAGCAGAGATCAATATGGAGAGAAAATTGAAGTCACAAAAGTCCAAAACTAAATCATCTGAAGGAAGGAAGCAACTTAGCAGTGTGCGAGTGATTCAGCGGAATCTTGTCTATATAGTGGGTTTACCTCTTAATCTAGCAGATGAGGAT CTTCTCCAGCGCAGAGAATATTTTGGTCAGTATGGAAAGGTTCTGAAAGTGTCTATTTCTAGGACAGCAGCTGGCACTATTCAGCATTTCCCAAACAGTACTTGTAGTGT ATATATTACTTTCTCAAAGGAGGATGAAGCAGTTCGATGTATTCAAACAGTACATGGGTTTGTCTTGGATGGTAGATCCTTGAG GGCATGCTTTGGAACTACGAAGTATTGCCATGCATGGCTGAGGAATGTG CCTTGCAGCAATCCTGATTGTCTATATTTGCATGAGATTGGTTCACAAGAGGATAGTTTCACTAAAGATGAGATAATTTCAGCATACACAAG GAGTAGAGTTCAACAGATTACTGGTGGTGCCAATAATCTGCAACGGCGTTCAGGAAATGTGTTGCCCCCCGCAGCAGATGAGTACTTGAATAACAGCTCTACTTCAGCAGGGAAAGCTATCGTCAAaaatgcttcaaat CAGAATCTGGCTGGTGTTGTCAGAGGTTCTCCTCCAAACGGTAGTTCTGGTAGATCAATTACTCTTCCTGCAGCAGCCTCATG GGGAATGCGTGCCTCCAATTGCCATCCACCAGCAGCAGCCAGTTTAACTTGTTCCAATGGGTCTTCCAAAGAGAAACCTGACACATTAAGTGGTTCATTGCCATTTTCATCTGCAATTGCAAGCACAACACTTACTTCTAAAGTACATAGTGAGACAGGAAAGAAGCCTTCATCGAATGAAGAAAGTCAACAAGCACAATCTAAAGGTAGACTTGAGATTTTGGACTCTGTGAAACCGTATGGTAGCAGTGATTGTCCAGCTACTGAATCAGAGACAACTTTTACATCAGGTGGGGCTTCTGCCACTGTAACTGTGACGGACCAGTTGTCTTGTCCACCAGCATCTGGTGATAGTGATAGTGGCACTGGTTCGCTACCAAATGTCAGCAGTTCTCTTGATCTTAGCAGTCAGTCTTGTAGCCCAGAAAAAGGCATGGGTGTTGCTACTGATGGGAAGATTCAAAGCATAAGCTCTATTATGTCATCAGTGAGCATTGATGAACGGCTTGGAAATGAGCATTCTGGTGTTATCAAACCTAACTTTCAATTTTCtgatcatgttcctatgaaattGCCCATGGTGGGGAATCTGGACTTGCCACAATGTTATGCTGAGCAGTTAAGAGAACCTTTAGCTTCACCCGCAGCTAGAAAAACTGCGACACCAATTAATTGTGCGGCTGTTCCCAGAGAGCAAAGTGACTTGAGATCAGATTCTCCATCTCAAGGAGTTCAAGGTGCATTACATGATGCAGAAGATAATTTGCTATTTTTTGACAATCAAAGACTCAATTCAGAAGTTATTAACCATACAACTTTGCCTTCTTCATCTCATTTCTTAAATCATTCAAGGAGTAGTTCTGTGCGTTCTAGTGAGGCTTATTGTCTTGATTCAAACTCTCAAATTGTATATAAGAAAGCCAGCGAAGGTTTGTCTCCTGACTATCCACAGTCATCCAGTGTATCAGTATTATCTAATGGATACCCCGAGAATCCTAGTGGTCTGAATAGGACTGTTGGGCATCCCTATGTGCTTCTAAAAGAAGGGAAACCAGAGCAGATGGGAAGACTTGGTTGTGAAGGTGCCAACATTAGCAGTACTGCTGTTGATATGGGAGAGAGCAGCATAATTTCAAATATATTGTCCATGGAATTTGATGCTTTGGATGACTCGTTAACTTCGCCACAGAATTTGGCCAAAATGCTTGGTGAAAGAGAAATACAGCATGGTTCCCTGAAATTATCGAACTCCTGGAAAGTACAAAACAACAATCAGTCCAGGTTCTCTTTTGCAAGAGAAGGGGAGTCTAAGAATAAAGTATTTGATGTTGAACCATCTTTTGATAATTTTGGGGTAGCTGTAGTGCCAAAAAACCATTCTTTCAGCCAGAATTTTGTTGAAGACAGAGATCCTCATTTGGATAGGCTTGGCAATGGTAATGTTTTCCCTTCCAGTTATGTTGAGGAGTCTGATAGTTTCGTGAGCGGCCATTCTTTTCTCCCTTCAA TTTCAAGAGCTCAAGTTTCTGCCCCACCTGGCTTCTCAGTGCCTAGCAGAGCGCCACCTCCAGGGTTTTTGTCTCATGAAAGAATGGACCAGACTTTCGACACGGCAACTG GAAATCGATTACTAGACACATCCTCTTTGCTGAGAAATCCTTACCAAGCCCTAGAAACTGTAAATATGGGCAACACTGGGGATATTGAATTCATAGATCCTGCAATTTTAGCAGTCGGCAAAGGGAGGCTTCCCGGTGGACTGAACAATCCAGGGTTAGACATGAGGTCAAATGTCCCTTCACAGTATAATGCTTTTGAAAATGAGGCAAGGCTTCAACTGTTGATGCAAAGGTCTCTCTCACAACACCAGAATATTAGGTTTCCTGATGTTGGGGATAAATATTCTCCTCTTAGTGATTCTTACGGTATTCCTTCAAGGCTTATGGAGCAATCACAAACCAACAACGTATCACCCTTTGCACAGATGTCTCTACAGCAGTCTAGAAATGCATTGATGTCAAATGGCCACTGGGATGGTTGGAATGAGGTTCAAAGTGGAAACAACTTGGGCATGGCAGAGCTCCTCCGAAATGAGAGGTTGGGATTTAACAAGTTTTATGGTGGCTATGAAGAATCAAAGTTTCGGATGCCCAATTCAGGTGATCTGTATAACAGAACCTTTGGGATGTGA
- the LOC131148123 gene encoding uncharacterized protein LOC131148123 isoform X2, with protein sequence MSDEGEKTCPLCAEEMDLTDQQLKPCKCGYEICVWCWHHIMDMAEKDETEGRCPACRVPYDKEKIVGMAANCERLVAEINMERKLKSQKSKTKSSEGRKQLSSVRVIQRNLVYIVGLPLNLADEDLLQRREYFGQYGKVLKVSISRTAAGTIQHFPNSTCSVYITFSKEDEAVRCIQTVHGFVLDGRSLRACFGTTKYCHAWLRNVPCSNPDCLYLHEIGSQEDSFTKDEIISAYTRVQQITGGANNLQRRSGNVLPPAADEYLNNSSTSAGKAIVKNASNNLAGVVRGSPPNGSSGRSITLPAAASWGMRASNCHPPAAASLTCSNGSSKEKPDTLSGSLPFSSAIASTTLTSKVHSETGKKPSSNEESQQAQSKGRLEILDSVKPYGSSDCPATESETTFTSGGASATVTVTDQLSCPPASGDSDSGTGSLPNVSSSLDLSSQSCSPEKGMGVATDGKIQSISSIMSSVSIDERLGNEHSGVIKPNFQFSDHVPMKLPMVGNLDLPQCYAEQLREPLASPAARKTATPINCAAVPREQSDLRSDSPSQGVQGALHDAEDNLLFFDNQRLNSEVINHTTLPSSSHFLNHSRSSSVRSSEAYCLDSNSQIVYKKASEGLSPDYPQSSSVSVLSNGYPENPSGLNRTVGHPYVLLKEGKPEQMGRLGCEGANISSTAVDMGESSIISNILSMEFDALDDSLTSPQNLAKMLGEREIQHGSLKLSNSWKVQNNNQSRFSFAREGESKNKVFDVEPSFDNFGVAVVPKNHSFSQNFVEDRDPHLDRLGNGNVFPSSYVEESDSFVSGHSFLPSSKLSVSRAQVSAPPGFSVPSRAPPPGFLSHERMDQTFDTATGNRLLDTSSLLRNPYQALETVNMGNTGDIEFIDPAILAVGKGRLPGGLNNPGLDMRSNVPSQYNAFENEARLQLLMQRSLSQHQNIRFPDVGDKYSPLSDSYGIPSRLMEQSQTNNVSPFAQMSLQQSRNALMSNGHWDGWNEVQSGNNLGMAELLRNERLGFNKFYGGYEESKFRMPNSGDLYNRTFGM encoded by the exons ATGAGTGATGAAGGAGAGAAGACTTGCCCCCTCTGTGCAGAGGAAATGGATTTGACAGATCAGCAATTAAAGCCTTGCAAGTGTGGCTATGAG ATATGCGTTTGGTGTTGGCATCACATAATGGACATGGCTGAGAAGGATGAGACTGAGGGCCGGTGTCCAGCATGTCGTGTTCCTTATGACAAGGAAAAGATTGTAGGGATGGCAGCCAACTGTGAAAG GTTGGTAGCAGAGATCAATATGGAGAGAAAATTGAAGTCACAAAAGTCCAAAACTAAATCATCTGAAGGAAGGAAGCAACTTAGCAGTGTGCGAGTGATTCAGCGGAATCTTGTCTATATAGTGGGTTTACCTCTTAATCTAGCAGATGAGGAT CTTCTCCAGCGCAGAGAATATTTTGGTCAGTATGGAAAGGTTCTGAAAGTGTCTATTTCTAGGACAGCAGCTGGCACTATTCAGCATTTCCCAAACAGTACTTGTAGTGT ATATATTACTTTCTCAAAGGAGGATGAAGCAGTTCGATGTATTCAAACAGTACATGGGTTTGTCTTGGATGGTAGATCCTTGAG GGCATGCTTTGGAACTACGAAGTATTGCCATGCATGGCTGAGGAATGTG CCTTGCAGCAATCCTGATTGTCTATATTTGCATGAGATTGGTTCACAAGAGGATAGTTTCACTAAAGATGAGATAATTTCAGCATACACAAG AGTTCAACAGATTACTGGTGGTGCCAATAATCTGCAACGGCGTTCAGGAAATGTGTTGCCCCCCGCAGCAGATGAGTACTTGAATAACAGCTCTACTTCAGCAGGGAAAGCTATCGTCAAaaatgcttcaaat AATCTGGCTGGTGTTGTCAGAGGTTCTCCTCCAAACGGTAGTTCTGGTAGATCAATTACTCTTCCTGCAGCAGCCTCATG GGGAATGCGTGCCTCCAATTGCCATCCACCAGCAGCAGCCAGTTTAACTTGTTCCAATGGGTCTTCCAAAGAGAAACCTGACACATTAAGTGGTTCATTGCCATTTTCATCTGCAATTGCAAGCACAACACTTACTTCTAAAGTACATAGTGAGACAGGAAAGAAGCCTTCATCGAATGAAGAAAGTCAACAAGCACAATCTAAAGGTAGACTTGAGATTTTGGACTCTGTGAAACCGTATGGTAGCAGTGATTGTCCAGCTACTGAATCAGAGACAACTTTTACATCAGGTGGGGCTTCTGCCACTGTAACTGTGACGGACCAGTTGTCTTGTCCACCAGCATCTGGTGATAGTGATAGTGGCACTGGTTCGCTACCAAATGTCAGCAGTTCTCTTGATCTTAGCAGTCAGTCTTGTAGCCCAGAAAAAGGCATGGGTGTTGCTACTGATGGGAAGATTCAAAGCATAAGCTCTATTATGTCATCAGTGAGCATTGATGAACGGCTTGGAAATGAGCATTCTGGTGTTATCAAACCTAACTTTCAATTTTCtgatcatgttcctatgaaattGCCCATGGTGGGGAATCTGGACTTGCCACAATGTTATGCTGAGCAGTTAAGAGAACCTTTAGCTTCACCCGCAGCTAGAAAAACTGCGACACCAATTAATTGTGCGGCTGTTCCCAGAGAGCAAAGTGACTTGAGATCAGATTCTCCATCTCAAGGAGTTCAAGGTGCATTACATGATGCAGAAGATAATTTGCTATTTTTTGACAATCAAAGACTCAATTCAGAAGTTATTAACCATACAACTTTGCCTTCTTCATCTCATTTCTTAAATCATTCAAGGAGTAGTTCTGTGCGTTCTAGTGAGGCTTATTGTCTTGATTCAAACTCTCAAATTGTATATAAGAAAGCCAGCGAAGGTTTGTCTCCTGACTATCCACAGTCATCCAGTGTATCAGTATTATCTAATGGATACCCCGAGAATCCTAGTGGTCTGAATAGGACTGTTGGGCATCCCTATGTGCTTCTAAAAGAAGGGAAACCAGAGCAGATGGGAAGACTTGGTTGTGAAGGTGCCAACATTAGCAGTACTGCTGTTGATATGGGAGAGAGCAGCATAATTTCAAATATATTGTCCATGGAATTTGATGCTTTGGATGACTCGTTAACTTCGCCACAGAATTTGGCCAAAATGCTTGGTGAAAGAGAAATACAGCATGGTTCCCTGAAATTATCGAACTCCTGGAAAGTACAAAACAACAATCAGTCCAGGTTCTCTTTTGCAAGAGAAGGGGAGTCTAAGAATAAAGTATTTGATGTTGAACCATCTTTTGATAATTTTGGGGTAGCTGTAGTGCCAAAAAACCATTCTTTCAGCCAGAATTTTGTTGAAGACAGAGATCCTCATTTGGATAGGCTTGGCAATGGTAATGTTTTCCCTTCCAGTTATGTTGAGGAGTCTGATAGTTTCGTGAGCGGCCATTCTTTTCTCCCTTCAAGTAAGCTTTCTG TTTCAAGAGCTCAAGTTTCTGCCCCACCTGGCTTCTCAGTGCCTAGCAGAGCGCCACCTCCAGGGTTTTTGTCTCATGAAAGAATGGACCAGACTTTCGACACGGCAACTG GAAATCGATTACTAGACACATCCTCTTTGCTGAGAAATCCTTACCAAGCCCTAGAAACTGTAAATATGGGCAACACTGGGGATATTGAATTCATAGATCCTGCAATTTTAGCAGTCGGCAAAGGGAGGCTTCCCGGTGGACTGAACAATCCAGGGTTAGACATGAGGTCAAATGTCCCTTCACAGTATAATGCTTTTGAAAATGAGGCAAGGCTTCAACTGTTGATGCAAAGGTCTCTCTCACAACACCAGAATATTAGGTTTCCTGATGTTGGGGATAAATATTCTCCTCTTAGTGATTCTTACGGTATTCCTTCAAGGCTTATGGAGCAATCACAAACCAACAACGTATCACCCTTTGCACAGATGTCTCTACAGCAGTCTAGAAATGCATTGATGTCAAATGGCCACTGGGATGGTTGGAATGAGGTTCAAAGTGGAAACAACTTGGGCATGGCAGAGCTCCTCCGAAATGAGAGGTTGGGATTTAACAAGTTTTATGGTGGCTATGAAGAATCAAAGTTTCGGATGCCCAATTCAGGTGATCTGTATAACAGAACCTTTGGGATGTGA
- the LOC131148123 gene encoding uncharacterized protein LOC131148123 isoform X5 yields the protein MSDEGEKTCPLCAEEMDLTDQQLKPCKCGYEICVWCWHHIMDMAEKDETEGRCPACRVPYDKEKIVGMAANCERLVAEINMERKLKSQKSKTKSSEGRKQLSSVRVIQRNLVYIVGLPLNLADEDLLQRREYFGQYGKVLKVSISRTAAGTIQHFPNSTCSVYITFSKEDEAVRCIQTVHGFVLDGRSLRACFGTTKYCHAWLRNVPCSNPDCLYLHEIGSQEDSFTKDEIISAYTRVQQITGGANNLQRRSGNVLPPAADEYLNNSSTSAGKAIVKNASNNLAGVVRGSPPNGSSGRSITLPAAASWGMRASNCHPPAAASLTCSNGSSKEKPDTLSGSLPFSSAIASTTLTSKVHSETGKKPSSNEESQQAQSKGRLEILDSVKPYGSSDCPATESETTFTSGGASATVTVTDQLSCPPASGDSDSGTGSLPNVSSSLDLSSQSCSPEKGMGVATDGKIQSISSIMSSVSIDERLGNEHSGVIKPNFQFSDHVPMKLPMVGNLDLPQCYAEQLREPLASPAARKTATPINCAAVPREQSDLRSDSPSQGVQGALHDAEDNLLFFDNQRLNSEVINHTTLPSSSHFLNHSRSSSVRSSEAYCLDSNSQIVYKKASEGLSPDYPQSSSVSVLSNGYPENPSGLNRTVGHPYVLLKEGKPEQMGRLGCEGANISSTAVDMGESSIISNILSMEFDALDDSLTSPQNLAKMLGEREIQHGSLKLSNSWKVQNNNQSRFSFAREGESKNKVFDVEPSFDNFGVAVVPKNHSFSQNFVEDRDPHLDRLGNGNVFPSSYVEESDSFVSGHSFLPSISRAQVSAPPGFSVPSRAPPPGFLSHERMDQTFDTATGNRLLDTSSLLRNPYQALETVNMGNTGDIEFIDPAILAVGKGRLPGGLNNPGLDMRSNVPSQYNAFENEARLQLLMQRSLSQHQNIRFPDVGDKYSPLSDSYGIPSRLMEQSQTNNVSPFAQMSLQQSRNALMSNGHWDGWNEVQSGNNLGMAELLRNERLGFNKFYGGYEESKFRMPNSGDLYNRTFGM from the exons ATGAGTGATGAAGGAGAGAAGACTTGCCCCCTCTGTGCAGAGGAAATGGATTTGACAGATCAGCAATTAAAGCCTTGCAAGTGTGGCTATGAG ATATGCGTTTGGTGTTGGCATCACATAATGGACATGGCTGAGAAGGATGAGACTGAGGGCCGGTGTCCAGCATGTCGTGTTCCTTATGACAAGGAAAAGATTGTAGGGATGGCAGCCAACTGTGAAAG GTTGGTAGCAGAGATCAATATGGAGAGAAAATTGAAGTCACAAAAGTCCAAAACTAAATCATCTGAAGGAAGGAAGCAACTTAGCAGTGTGCGAGTGATTCAGCGGAATCTTGTCTATATAGTGGGTTTACCTCTTAATCTAGCAGATGAGGAT CTTCTCCAGCGCAGAGAATATTTTGGTCAGTATGGAAAGGTTCTGAAAGTGTCTATTTCTAGGACAGCAGCTGGCACTATTCAGCATTTCCCAAACAGTACTTGTAGTGT ATATATTACTTTCTCAAAGGAGGATGAAGCAGTTCGATGTATTCAAACAGTACATGGGTTTGTCTTGGATGGTAGATCCTTGAG GGCATGCTTTGGAACTACGAAGTATTGCCATGCATGGCTGAGGAATGTG CCTTGCAGCAATCCTGATTGTCTATATTTGCATGAGATTGGTTCACAAGAGGATAGTTTCACTAAAGATGAGATAATTTCAGCATACACAAG AGTTCAACAGATTACTGGTGGTGCCAATAATCTGCAACGGCGTTCAGGAAATGTGTTGCCCCCCGCAGCAGATGAGTACTTGAATAACAGCTCTACTTCAGCAGGGAAAGCTATCGTCAAaaatgcttcaaat AATCTGGCTGGTGTTGTCAGAGGTTCTCCTCCAAACGGTAGTTCTGGTAGATCAATTACTCTTCCTGCAGCAGCCTCATG GGGAATGCGTGCCTCCAATTGCCATCCACCAGCAGCAGCCAGTTTAACTTGTTCCAATGGGTCTTCCAAAGAGAAACCTGACACATTAAGTGGTTCATTGCCATTTTCATCTGCAATTGCAAGCACAACACTTACTTCTAAAGTACATAGTGAGACAGGAAAGAAGCCTTCATCGAATGAAGAAAGTCAACAAGCACAATCTAAAGGTAGACTTGAGATTTTGGACTCTGTGAAACCGTATGGTAGCAGTGATTGTCCAGCTACTGAATCAGAGACAACTTTTACATCAGGTGGGGCTTCTGCCACTGTAACTGTGACGGACCAGTTGTCTTGTCCACCAGCATCTGGTGATAGTGATAGTGGCACTGGTTCGCTACCAAATGTCAGCAGTTCTCTTGATCTTAGCAGTCAGTCTTGTAGCCCAGAAAAAGGCATGGGTGTTGCTACTGATGGGAAGATTCAAAGCATAAGCTCTATTATGTCATCAGTGAGCATTGATGAACGGCTTGGAAATGAGCATTCTGGTGTTATCAAACCTAACTTTCAATTTTCtgatcatgttcctatgaaattGCCCATGGTGGGGAATCTGGACTTGCCACAATGTTATGCTGAGCAGTTAAGAGAACCTTTAGCTTCACCCGCAGCTAGAAAAACTGCGACACCAATTAATTGTGCGGCTGTTCCCAGAGAGCAAAGTGACTTGAGATCAGATTCTCCATCTCAAGGAGTTCAAGGTGCATTACATGATGCAGAAGATAATTTGCTATTTTTTGACAATCAAAGACTCAATTCAGAAGTTATTAACCATACAACTTTGCCTTCTTCATCTCATTTCTTAAATCATTCAAGGAGTAGTTCTGTGCGTTCTAGTGAGGCTTATTGTCTTGATTCAAACTCTCAAATTGTATATAAGAAAGCCAGCGAAGGTTTGTCTCCTGACTATCCACAGTCATCCAGTGTATCAGTATTATCTAATGGATACCCCGAGAATCCTAGTGGTCTGAATAGGACTGTTGGGCATCCCTATGTGCTTCTAAAAGAAGGGAAACCAGAGCAGATGGGAAGACTTGGTTGTGAAGGTGCCAACATTAGCAGTACTGCTGTTGATATGGGAGAGAGCAGCATAATTTCAAATATATTGTCCATGGAATTTGATGCTTTGGATGACTCGTTAACTTCGCCACAGAATTTGGCCAAAATGCTTGGTGAAAGAGAAATACAGCATGGTTCCCTGAAATTATCGAACTCCTGGAAAGTACAAAACAACAATCAGTCCAGGTTCTCTTTTGCAAGAGAAGGGGAGTCTAAGAATAAAGTATTTGATGTTGAACCATCTTTTGATAATTTTGGGGTAGCTGTAGTGCCAAAAAACCATTCTTTCAGCCAGAATTTTGTTGAAGACAGAGATCCTCATTTGGATAGGCTTGGCAATGGTAATGTTTTCCCTTCCAGTTATGTTGAGGAGTCTGATAGTTTCGTGAGCGGCCATTCTTTTCTCCCTTCAA TTTCAAGAGCTCAAGTTTCTGCCCCACCTGGCTTCTCAGTGCCTAGCAGAGCGCCACCTCCAGGGTTTTTGTCTCATGAAAGAATGGACCAGACTTTCGACACGGCAACTG GAAATCGATTACTAGACACATCCTCTTTGCTGAGAAATCCTTACCAAGCCCTAGAAACTGTAAATATGGGCAACACTGGGGATATTGAATTCATAGATCCTGCAATTTTAGCAGTCGGCAAAGGGAGGCTTCCCGGTGGACTGAACAATCCAGGGTTAGACATGAGGTCAAATGTCCCTTCACAGTATAATGCTTTTGAAAATGAGGCAAGGCTTCAACTGTTGATGCAAAGGTCTCTCTCACAACACCAGAATATTAGGTTTCCTGATGTTGGGGATAAATATTCTCCTCTTAGTGATTCTTACGGTATTCCTTCAAGGCTTATGGAGCAATCACAAACCAACAACGTATCACCCTTTGCACAGATGTCTCTACAGCAGTCTAGAAATGCATTGATGTCAAATGGCCACTGGGATGGTTGGAATGAGGTTCAAAGTGGAAACAACTTGGGCATGGCAGAGCTCCTCCGAAATGAGAGGTTGGGATTTAACAAGTTTTATGGTGGCTATGAAGAATCAAAGTTTCGGATGCCCAATTCAGGTGATCTGTATAACAGAACCTTTGGGATGTGA